One Blattabacterium cuenoti genomic window carries:
- the carB gene encoding carbamoyl-phosphate synthase (glutamine-hydrolyzing) large subunit has product MKIINKVLILGSGALKIGEAGEFDYSGTQALKALKEEGIYTILINPNIATVQTSKEVSDKVYFLPLTLFFIKRVIDKERPQGILLSFGGQTALNCGIQLFEEGIIEKYQIQVLGTSIESIIRSEDRNLFRNRLTRINIKTAKSFVSHSVDDAISYSLEIGFPVIIRSAYTLGGLGSGFAKNVNDLKKIVNKAFSYSSQIVVEEYLEGWKEIEYEIVRDKYDNCISVCNMENFDPIGIHTGESIVVAPSQTLTNSEYYSLRQLAIHIARDFHIVGECNVQFALDPSSEDYRVIEINARLSRSSALASKATGYPLAFVAAKLSLGYGLHELKNSVTKNTSAFFEPALDYVVCKIPRWDLKKFYGVSNRIGSSMKSVGEVMAIGGSFEEALQKGIRMLDIGMQGFINIMNRKKLKSIQLLKKYLKKPTDQRIFFLEEALEKGFSIKEIYHLTKIDPWFLQRLDNIFQTKKNIDRFDSFIDLPEELLKKAKKEGFSDIQIASIFFKKNKNHNVSNNVYNLEQKIREHRKVKNIVPYVRQIDTLASEYPAYTNYLYLTYHAIQHDVTYEKDKKSVITLGSGVYRIGSSVEFDWCCVNALNTIHKESYRSVMINYNPETVSTDFDVCDRLYFEELTLERVLDIIELEQPKGTIVSMGGQIPNNLVLKLYEKKVKILGTSPVSIDKVENRYKFSNAMDSLKIRQPRWKELSDFNAIHQFIKEVDFPILVRPSYVLSGADMSVISNQEELQCYLREKVSISSEYPLIITEFIQNSKEIELDAVSQNGKILYYAISEHVEFAGVHSGDATLVYPPHNLYLSTLKEIIRISKKISKYFNISGPFNIQFLSKDNEVKVIECNLRASRSFPFVSKVSHFNMIELATQVILGKKKNKIEPNFFVTNHLGIKASQFSFSRLQDADPILGVDMVSTGEVGCLGDTFDEALLKSMLSVGYTVPKKNILISGGPIESKLDLLEVVKLLHQKGYILFATEGTHRFLSHNGIPSIKVYWPNVKKYSNVLELIKNKKLDLIINIPKNLSKSELNNDYEIRRYAVDFNIPLLTNARLAKAFIQAFCNLSVDQLFIKAWDEY; this is encoded by the coding sequence ATGAAAATAATAAATAAAGTACTCATCCTGGGATCAGGTGCATTAAAAATAGGAGAAGCAGGTGAATTTGATTATTCTGGCACACAAGCATTAAAAGCCCTTAAAGAGGAGGGGATTTATACTATTTTGATAAACCCCAATATCGCCACAGTTCAAACTTCTAAGGAAGTTTCTGATAAAGTTTATTTTCTTCCTTTAACTTTATTTTTTATTAAACGTGTTATAGATAAGGAAAGACCACAAGGAATTTTATTGTCTTTTGGAGGTCAAACTGCATTGAATTGTGGAATTCAGCTTTTTGAAGAAGGGATTATAGAAAAATATCAAATTCAAGTTTTAGGGACTTCTATAGAATCTATCATTCGCAGTGAAGATAGAAACTTATTTAGAAATAGATTAACTCGTATTAATATAAAAACGGCAAAAAGTTTTGTTTCCCATTCTGTGGATGATGCTATTTCTTATTCTTTAGAAATAGGATTTCCTGTTATCATCAGGTCAGCTTATACTCTTGGAGGTTTAGGAAGTGGTTTTGCTAAAAATGTGAATGATTTAAAAAAGATAGTGAATAAGGCCTTTTCTTATTCTTCTCAAATTGTTGTGGAAGAATATTTAGAAGGATGGAAAGAAATTGAATATGAAATTGTTAGAGATAAATATGATAATTGTATTTCCGTGTGTAATATGGAGAACTTTGATCCTATAGGAATTCATACAGGAGAAAGTATTGTAGTAGCCCCATCGCAAACCTTAACAAATTCTGAATATTATAGTTTAAGACAGTTAGCGATACATATTGCTAGAGATTTTCATATTGTAGGAGAATGTAACGTTCAGTTTGCGTTAGATCCAAGTTCAGAAGATTATCGTGTTATTGAGATTAATGCGCGTCTTTCTCGTTCTAGTGCTCTTGCTTCTAAAGCCACAGGTTATCCTTTAGCTTTTGTTGCAGCGAAACTATCTTTAGGGTATGGATTGCATGAATTAAAAAATTCTGTTACTAAAAATACTTCTGCTTTTTTTGAACCAGCATTAGATTATGTAGTATGCAAAATTCCTAGATGGGATTTGAAGAAATTTTATGGTGTTTCTAATAGAATTGGAAGTAGTATGAAAAGTGTAGGAGAAGTTATGGCTATTGGGGGTTCATTTGAAGAAGCTTTACAAAAAGGAATTCGTATGTTGGATATAGGAATGCAAGGGTTTATTAATATTATGAATAGAAAAAAATTGAAGTCTATTCAATTGTTAAAAAAATATCTAAAAAAACCTACAGATCAAAGAATTTTCTTTTTGGAAGAGGCTTTAGAAAAAGGTTTTTCTATAAAAGAAATATATCATTTAACAAAAATTGATCCATGGTTTTTACAGCGACTTGATAATATTTTTCAAACAAAAAAAAATATAGATCGTTTTGATAGTTTTATAGACCTTCCGGAGGAATTATTGAAAAAAGCGAAAAAAGAAGGTTTTTCTGATATACAAATAGCTAGTATTTTTTTTAAAAAAAATAAAAATCACAACGTTTCTAATAATGTTTATAATTTAGAACAAAAAATAAGAGAACATAGAAAAGTAAAAAATATAGTTCCATATGTAAGACAAATTGATACTTTAGCTTCTGAATATCCGGCATATACAAATTATTTATATTTAACATATCATGCGATTCAACATGATGTTACTTATGAAAAAGACAAAAAATCTGTTATTACATTAGGATCTGGTGTTTATAGAATAGGAAGTAGTGTTGAATTCGATTGGTGTTGTGTAAATGCATTAAATACGATTCATAAAGAATCTTATAGATCCGTAATGATAAATTATAACCCGGAAACAGTTAGTACTGATTTTGACGTATGTGATAGATTATATTTTGAAGAACTTACTTTAGAACGTGTATTAGATATTATTGAATTAGAACAACCTAAAGGAACAATTGTATCCATGGGAGGGCAAATTCCTAATAATTTAGTTTTAAAGCTTTATGAAAAAAAGGTAAAAATTTTAGGAACTTCTCCTGTATCCATAGACAAAGTAGAGAATAGATATAAATTTTCTAATGCTATGGATTCTTTAAAAATTAGACAACCTAGATGGAAAGAATTATCTGATTTTAATGCAATTCATCAATTTATAAAAGAAGTAGATTTTCCTATATTAGTTAGACCTTCTTACGTGCTTTCTGGAGCAGACATGAGTGTTATTTCTAATCAAGAGGAATTACAGTGTTATCTTCGTGAAAAAGTATCGATATCTTCTGAATATCCATTAATCATTACAGAATTTATTCAAAATTCTAAAGAAATTGAACTAGATGCTGTTTCTCAAAATGGAAAAATATTGTATTATGCTATATCAGAACACGTAGAATTTGCAGGAGTACATTCAGGAGACGCAACATTAGTATATCCTCCACACAATCTATATTTATCCACATTGAAAGAGATTATTCGTATATCTAAAAAAATCTCTAAATATTTTAATATATCTGGTCCTTTCAATATTCAATTTTTATCTAAAGATAATGAAGTAAAAGTAATTGAATGCAATTTAAGAGCTTCCAGAAGCTTTCCTTTTGTATCAAAAGTTTCTCATTTTAATATGATTGAGTTAGCAACTCAAGTTATTCTTGGAAAGAAGAAAAATAAGATAGAACCTAATTTTTTTGTTACAAATCATTTGGGGATAAAAGCTTCTCAATTTTCTTTTTCTCGTTTACAAGATGCAGATCCTATTTTAGGGGTAGATATGGTTTCCACAGGTGAAGTAGGATGTTTAGGAGATACTTTTGACGAAGCACTTTTAAAATCTATGCTGTCTGTAGGTTATACCGTTCCCAAAAAAAATATATTAATATCTGGAGGTCCTATTGAATCTAAATTAGATCTTTTAGAAGTTGTAAAACTTTTGCATCAAAAAGGGTATATATTGTTTGCGACAGAAGGGACCCATCGTTTTTTATCTCATAATGGAATTCCATCGATAAAAGTTTATTGGCCTAATGTAAAAAAATATTCAAATGTTCTTGAGTTAATAAAAAATAAAAAATTGGATCTCATTATTAATATCCCAAAAAATCTAAGCAAATCAGAGTTGAATAATGATTACGAAATTAGACGTTATGCTGTAGATTTTAATATCCCTCTACTCACGAACGCACGGTTAGCAAAAGCTTTTATACAAGCATTTTGTAATTTATCTGTTGATCAATTATTTATAAAAGCTTGGGATGAATATTGA
- the carA gene encoding glutamine-hydrolyzing carbamoyl-phosphate synthase small subunit, whose product MENKIKKAILILEDGTRYEAYHFGAPISSSGEVVFNTAMTGYTESMTDPSYKGQILTYTYPIIGNYGIPSSSCKEESISEFYESDKIQISGLVISYYSNRPYHWNMNKTLSSWLYENGIPGLYGVDTRFLAKKLRKNGGSMLGKILMKNENLPFYDPNQDNLSEKVSTHKKIIYGNGKYKILLVDFGLKNNILRCLLRRDCSIIRVPWDYDFTKEEYDGLVLSNGPGNPKVYKKPIHYLRIVMKKKQPIFGICLGNQLLGIAAGGDTYKLKYAHRSHNQPVFSLKTGKSFITSQNHGYVLDTKHLSGEWKIFFKNLNDDTCEGIIHNYKPFFSVQFHPEASSGPKDTEFLFDFFIDSINKIKNLSKLV is encoded by the coding sequence ATGGAAAATAAAATAAAAAAAGCGATTCTTATATTAGAAGACGGGACTCGGTATGAAGCTTATCATTTCGGAGCACCAATATCCTCTTCTGGTGAAGTTGTGTTTAATACGGCTATGACCGGGTATACAGAAAGTATGACAGATCCTTCTTACAAAGGGCAAATATTGACTTATACTTATCCCATAATAGGAAATTATGGAATTCCATCTTCTTCTTGTAAGGAAGAATCTATTTCTGAATTTTATGAATCCGATAAAATTCAAATATCAGGACTAGTGATTTCTTATTATTCTAATCGACCGTATCATTGGAATATGAATAAAACTTTATCAAGTTGGTTGTATGAAAATGGAATTCCTGGATTATATGGTGTAGATACCAGATTTCTGGCAAAGAAACTTAGAAAAAATGGAGGATCCATGTTAGGTAAAATTTTAATGAAAAATGAAAATCTTCCTTTTTATGATCCAAATCAGGATAATCTTTCTGAAAAAGTATCGACACACAAAAAAATTATATATGGAAATGGAAAATATAAAATACTACTTGTAGATTTTGGTTTAAAGAATAATATATTGCGTTGTCTCTTGCGAAGAGATTGTTCTATTATTAGAGTCCCATGGGATTATGATTTTACAAAAGAAGAATATGATGGATTAGTTCTTTCTAATGGACCTGGAAATCCTAAAGTTTATAAAAAACCGATACATTATCTTCGTATAGTTATGAAAAAAAAACAACCGATATTTGGTATATGTTTGGGGAATCAACTTTTAGGTATAGCCGCAGGAGGAGATACTTATAAATTGAAATATGCACATAGAAGTCATAATCAACCAGTTTTTTCATTAAAAACAGGAAAAAGTTTTATCACATCACAAAATCATGGATATGTTTTAGACACAAAACATCTTTCTGGAGAATGGAAAATATTTTTTAAAAATTTAAATGATGATACTTGCGAAGGGATTATTCACAATTACAAACCTTTTTTTTCTGTACAGTTTCATCCAGAAGCTTCAAGTGGGCCTAAAGACACAGAATTTTTGTTTGATTTTTTTATAGATTCAATTAACAAAATAAAGAATCTTTCAAAATTAGTATGA
- a CDS encoding aspartate aminotransferase family protein produces MKLFDVYPILDIELSKSKGAYVFDIQGNMYLDFYGGHAVISIGHSHPYYVKALTEQIHKISYYSNSVYISQKNRLASLLGNISGYKNYSLFVCNSGTESNENALKIASFHTGKKKVIAFKGSFHGRTSGSLSVTDNYKLISPFNAQHETVFVNYKDFYSLEKELKSQEICAVITEGIQGVSGIIDPGYDFFYKVGSFCKKYNTVLIIDEVQSGYGRTGTFFSHQLYPIKPDIITIAKGMGNGFPIGGVLIHPKFKPYYGMLGTTFGGNHLACTAGVAVLEIIQEENLIENAKKMGKILLQELRVVPEIKEIRGRGLMIGLEFDFPIQDLKNILIYKEKVFVGTSNNPYVLRLLPPLNINGNHIKLFLKKLRDALSYLFR; encoded by the coding sequence ATGAAATTATTTGACGTTTATCCTATTTTGGATATAGAATTAAGTAAGAGTAAAGGAGCTTATGTTTTTGATATTCAAGGGAATATGTATTTAGATTTTTATGGAGGACATGCTGTTATTTCCATTGGACATTCGCATCCATATTATGTGAAAGCTTTGACAGAACAAATCCACAAAATATCCTATTATTCTAATAGCGTTTATATTTCTCAAAAAAATAGATTAGCTTCTCTACTAGGAAATATATCAGGATATAAAAACTATTCATTATTTGTATGTAATTCTGGTACGGAATCTAATGAAAATGCATTGAAAATAGCTTCTTTTCATACAGGAAAAAAAAAAGTTATTGCTTTTAAAGGTTCTTTTCATGGAAGAACAAGTGGAAGTCTTTCGGTAACGGATAATTACAAATTAATATCCCCTTTTAATGCTCAACATGAGACCGTATTTGTAAATTATAAAGATTTTTATTCCTTAGAAAAAGAATTAAAGAGTCAAGAAATTTGTGCTGTCATTACTGAAGGGATACAAGGTGTATCTGGAATTATAGATCCTGGTTACGATTTTTTTTATAAAGTAGGAAGTTTTTGCAAAAAATACAATACAGTATTGATTATAGATGAAGTACAAAGTGGATATGGAAGAACAGGAACTTTTTTTTCTCATCAGTTGTATCCTATCAAACCTGATATAATTACTATAGCTAAAGGTATGGGGAACGGATTTCCTATAGGAGGGGTTCTCATACATCCTAAATTTAAACCATATTATGGAATGTTAGGAACTACTTTTGGAGGGAATCATTTAGCTTGTACAGCTGGTGTTGCTGTATTGGAAATTATACAAGAAGAAAATTTAATTGAAAATGCAAAAAAAATGGGAAAAATCTTGTTGCAAGAATTACGGGTTGTTCCTGAAATAAAAGAAATTAGGGGAAGAGGACTGATGATAGGGTTAGAATTTGATTTTCCCATTCAGGATTTAAAAAATATTTTAATTTATAAAGAAAAAGTATTTGTTGGTACGTCTAATAATCCATATGTTTTACGATTACTTCCTCCATTAAATATTAATGGAAATCATATCAAATTATTCCTTAAAAAATTAAGGGATGCTTTATCATATCTATTTAGATAA
- the argC gene encoding N-acetyl-gamma-glutamyl-phosphate reductase yields MIKIGIIGGAGYTAGELIRLMIHHPKTIIKNIVSKSHAGKLVHIVHQDLLGEIKNRKFSRSLSKEIDIVFLCSGHGQSRKELKLNNISENTKIIDLSQDFRIKIQSVFQNRNFVYGLPEWQKETIKKSNNIANPGCFATTILLSLLPLAKNQLLKNNIHISAITGSTGSGRKLSDTNHFSWRNNNISVYKIFKHQHLKEIEQTVHEIQKNFYSKIYFVPYRGNFSRGIISTLYTHSVLSLEKNQEIYKEYYKNHPFVMVSDMNIDIKQVINTNKCFLYLLKEKDKLIVISIIDNLIKGASGQAIQNMNIMFDFDETCGLRLKSVRF; encoded by the coding sequence ATGATTAAAATAGGTATTATAGGAGGAGCTGGATATACTGCTGGAGAATTAATTAGATTGATGATTCATCATCCTAAAACGATTATTAAAAATATAGTTAGTAAAAGTCATGCAGGAAAATTGGTTCATATAGTTCATCAAGATTTATTAGGAGAAATAAAAAATAGAAAATTCTCTCGTAGTTTAAGCAAAGAAATAGATATTGTATTTTTGTGTTCCGGTCATGGACAATCTAGAAAAGAATTGAAATTAAATAATATATCAGAAAACACAAAAATCATTGATTTGAGTCAGGATTTCAGAATTAAAATTCAATCTGTTTTTCAGAATAGAAATTTTGTTTATGGATTACCAGAATGGCAAAAAGAAACAATAAAAAAATCTAACAATATAGCCAATCCTGGATGTTTTGCCACAACTATTCTTTTATCTCTTTTACCATTAGCTAAAAATCAATTATTAAAAAATAATATTCATATTAGTGCTATAACAGGTTCTACAGGGTCTGGAAGAAAATTAAGTGATACTAATCATTTTAGTTGGAGAAATAATAATATTTCTGTTTATAAAATTTTTAAACATCAGCATTTAAAGGAAATTGAACAAACCGTTCATGAAATACAAAAAAATTTTTATTCTAAAATTTATTTTGTACCTTATAGAGGAAATTTTTCTAGAGGAATTATAAGTACTTTATACACTCATTCTGTTCTTTCTTTAGAAAAGAATCAGGAAATATATAAAGAATATTATAAAAATCATCCATTTGTAATGGTTTCTGATATGAATATTGATATAAAACAAGTGATCAATACAAACAAATGTTTTTTATATCTTCTTAAAGAGAAAGATAAACTGATTGTTATCAGCATCATAGATAATCTCATAAAAGGAGCTTCTGGTCAAGCTATACAAAATATGAATATTATGTTTGATTTTGATGAAACTTGTGGTTTAAGATTAAAATCCGTTCGTTTCTAA
- a CDS encoding argininosuccinate synthase domain-containing protein, translated as MKIKVRVSHEEDTKYAFLICKEIKESAEVRGTGIAKRDPEYIKSKIIHGNAVIAFFDDKLAGFSYLETFQNEEFVVNSGLIVFPKFRKQGLAKIIKTEIFKLSRKKFPNSKICSITTSNPVIRINTELGFKPVSFSELTHSEEFWKGCQSCANFDILTRNKRKMCLCTGLLYNPNTDKTDKNKRHKYKRNYLSTGDKIVLAYSGGLDTSYCLKYLVQEEKYEVHTVIINTGGFNKDELYQIEKRALSIGSKSHKTIDAIEEYYQNCIKYLIFGNVLKNNTYPLSVSSERIFQAIKIAQYATYIQAKAIAHGSTGAGNDQVRFDIAFQIICPDTITLSPVRDMKVSRKEEIEYLKNKGVSICWDKVKYSINKGIWGTSIGGEETLTSYHDFPEEAYPTKLRKKKSENLELEFEKGELVSVNKEKGKAIKNIIKIEKIASEFAIGRGIHIGDTILGIKGRVAFEASAAIIIIKAHHLLEKHILTKWQLYWKEQLSNWYGMLLHEAQYLDPVMRDIEKFLKSTQERLTGTVDIILYPYRFHLVGIKSKFDLMISSNMAAKYGEMNYAWTAEDVKGFTKILSNQMKMYHNLKEKE; from the coding sequence ATGAAGATAAAAGTCAGAGTATCTCATGAAGAGGATACGAAATATGCTTTCTTAATTTGCAAAGAAATTAAGGAATCAGCAGAAGTTAGAGGAACTGGAATCGCAAAAAGAGATCCAGAATATATTAAATCAAAAATTATTCATGGAAATGCGGTAATTGCTTTTTTTGATGATAAATTAGCTGGGTTTAGTTATCTTGAAACTTTTCAGAATGAAGAATTTGTTGTTAATTCCGGTTTAATTGTTTTTCCTAAATTTAGAAAACAAGGATTGGCAAAAATTATTAAAACTGAAATTTTTAAACTTTCCAGAAAAAAATTTCCCAATTCTAAAATTTGTAGTATTACAACAAGTAATCCAGTTATTAGAATCAATACAGAATTGGGTTTTAAACCTGTATCTTTTAGTGAATTGACTCATTCAGAAGAATTCTGGAAAGGATGTCAAAGTTGTGCAAATTTTGATATTTTAACCAGAAACAAAAGAAAAATGTGTTTATGCACAGGGCTTTTATACAATCCAAATACAGATAAAACGGATAAAAATAAAAGACATAAATATAAAAGAAATTATTTATCCACTGGAGATAAAATTGTTTTAGCTTATAGTGGTGGTTTAGATACCTCTTATTGTTTAAAATATTTAGTACAGGAAGAAAAATATGAAGTTCATACAGTTATTATTAATACAGGGGGTTTTAATAAGGATGAATTATATCAAATTGAAAAAAGAGCTTTAAGCATTGGATCTAAGTCTCATAAAACTATTGACGCTATAGAAGAATACTATCAAAATTGTATAAAATATCTTATATTCGGAAACGTTCTTAAGAATAATACTTATCCACTTTCAGTCAGTTCAGAAAGAATTTTTCAGGCTATTAAAATAGCGCAATACGCTACTTATATTCAAGCAAAAGCTATTGCTCATGGAAGTACAGGAGCTGGGAATGATCAAGTTAGATTTGATATAGCTTTTCAAATTATTTGTCCGGATACAATAACTTTATCTCCTGTAAGAGATATGAAAGTATCTAGAAAAGAAGAAATTGAATATTTGAAAAATAAAGGAGTTTCTATTTGTTGGGATAAAGTTAAATATTCTATTAATAAAGGAATTTGGGGAACTAGTATAGGAGGAGAGGAAACTCTTACTTCTTATCACGATTTTCCTGAAGAAGCTTATCCAACAAAATTAAGGAAAAAAAAAAGTGAGAATTTAGAATTAGAATTTGAAAAGGGAGAATTAGTAAGTGTCAATAAAGAAAAAGGAAAAGCCATAAAAAACATAATAAAAATTGAAAAAATAGCTTCAGAATTTGCAATAGGAAGAGGGATTCATATAGGAGATACTATTTTAGGGATTAAAGGAAGAGTAGCTTTTGAAGCTTCAGCTGCTATTATTATTATCAAAGCACATCATTTATTGGAAAAACATATTCTTACAAAATGGCAACTTTACTGGAAAGAACAATTATCTAATTGGTATGGTATGTTGCTTCATGAAGCTCAATACTTAGATCCTGTTATGCGTGATATAGAAAAATTCTTAAAAAGTACACAAGAAAGATTAACCGGAACTGTAGATATCATTCTTTATCCTTATAGGTTTCATTTAGTAGGAATCAAATCTAAATTTGATTTAATGATATCTTCTAACATGGCGGCTAAATATGGAGAAATGAATTATGCTTGGACAGCAGAAGATGTTAAGGGGTTTACAAAAATTTTGAGTAATCAAATGAAAATGTATCACAATTTAAAAGAAAAAGAATGA